A genomic region of Actinomycetes bacterium contains the following coding sequences:
- a CDS encoding acyl-CoA dehydrogenase, which yields MLDFTDDHDMFRTTVRDFVQSEIDPHADQWEADGVFPARELFTKLGDLGLIGLTYDLKWGGGGAETTYSMIMGEEVGRCASLGVAMAIGVQTDMATPALHRFGTDELKERYLRPALAGHQVASIAVSEPDAGSDVAGIRTRAVRDGDEWVINGTKMWITNGTQADWLCLLARTSDEGGYSGMSQIIVPTGTEGFSVSRKLDKLGMRGSDTAELSFDDCRVPVSNTIGEIGRGFQQQMNQFQDERMIAAYQMVGATEYALERTVDYLRQRQAFGAPLLANQHLQYTLAELAAEVDLNRHHNWAAVAKANRGEDFTREATVAKLCAARLGRKVADMVVQYHGGMGYVEELWPARFFRDARLWSIGGGADEVMLRTLARMNGIET from the coding sequence GTGCTTGACTTCACCGACGACCACGACATGTTCCGCACGACGGTGCGCGACTTCGTGCAGAGCGAGATCGACCCGCATGCCGACCAGTGGGAAGCCGACGGTGTGTTCCCGGCGCGCGAGCTGTTCACGAAGCTGGGCGACCTCGGTCTCATCGGACTCACCTACGACCTGAAGTGGGGCGGCGGCGGGGCCGAAACCACCTACTCGATGATCATGGGCGAAGAGGTCGGGCGCTGCGCTTCGCTCGGCGTCGCCATGGCCATCGGTGTCCAGACCGACATGGCCACGCCCGCGTTGCATCGTTTCGGCACCGATGAGCTGAAGGAGCGCTACCTGCGCCCGGCCCTCGCCGGGCACCAGGTGGCCTCCATCGCCGTGTCGGAGCCCGATGCCGGATCCGACGTGGCAGGCATCCGCACGCGAGCGGTACGCGACGGCGACGAGTGGGTGATCAACGGCACCAAGATGTGGATCACCAACGGCACCCAGGCCGACTGGCTCTGCCTGCTTGCCCGCACATCCGATGAGGGCGGCTACTCGGGCATGTCCCAGATCATCGTGCCGACCGGGACGGAGGGATTCTCCGTCAGCCGCAAGCTCGACAAGCTCGGAATGCGCGGGTCGGACACCGCCGAGTTGTCCTTCGACGACTGCCGCGTGCCGGTGTCGAACACGATCGGCGAGATCGGCCGCGGGTTCCAACAGCAGATGAACCAGTTCCAGGACGAGCGCATGATCGCGGCGTACCAGATGGTGGGTGCCACCGAGTACGCCCTGGAGCGCACGGTGGACTACCTCAGGCAACGCCAGGCGTTCGGAGCCCCGTTGCTGGCCAACCAGCACCTGCAGTACACGCTCGCCGAGCTCGCAGCCGAGGTCGACCTCAACCGCCACCACAACTGGGCCGCGGTTGCCAAGGCCAACCGGGGTGAGGACTTCACCCGCGAGGCGACGGTGGCCAAGCTCTGCGCCGCCCGGCTGGGCCGCAAGGTTGCCGACATGGTGGTGCAGTACCACGGCGGCATGGGCTACGTGGAGGAGCTGTGGCCGGCGCGGTTCTTCCGTGACGCACGGCTCTGGTCAATCGGTGGCGGAGCCGACGAGGTGATGCTGCGCACCCTCGCTCGCATGAACGGCATCGAGACCTGA
- a CDS encoding thiamine diphosphokinase: MATTVVFSGGPTQPGNLARAMSDARIGADTRPELVIAADGGLLACREAGLAPDVVIGDMDSVPAAQLRQADLEGARIEVHPRDKDATDLELALDLAGGQSTDRLVVIGSGGGRLDHLLAGITLLGAPQYAAMQIDAWLGVSRVVPVHDRRTIDADPGATLSLLALHGTAPDVSTEGLRWELEHGILDSGRSRGCSNIVQSPPVEVCTAGTPVTVVIADHALTEPQHWKAE, from the coding sequence GTGGCCACCACGGTGGTGTTCAGCGGAGGCCCGACACAGCCCGGAAACCTCGCCCGCGCCATGTCGGATGCGCGCATCGGCGCCGACACGCGGCCCGAGTTGGTGATTGCCGCGGACGGCGGCCTGCTGGCGTGCCGCGAAGCCGGGCTGGCGCCGGACGTGGTGATCGGAGACATGGACTCTGTGCCGGCGGCCCAGCTCCGACAGGCCGATCTGGAGGGTGCGCGAATAGAGGTGCACCCGCGTGACAAGGACGCGACCGACCTCGAGCTGGCACTCGACCTGGCGGGCGGGCAGTCCACTGACCGGCTGGTGGTCATCGGTAGCGGCGGTGGGCGCCTGGACCACCTGCTCGCTGGGATCACGCTGCTCGGTGCCCCGCAGTACGCAGCGATGCAGATCGACGCCTGGCTCGGTGTGAGCCGCGTGGTGCCGGTGCATGACCGCCGCACGATCGACGCGGATCCCGGCGCAACCCTGTCGTTGCTGGCGCTGCACGGCACGGCGCCCGACGTGAGCACCGAGGGTCTGCGTTGGGAGCTCGAGCACGGGATTCTCGACTCCGGTCGGTCCCGTGGCTGCTCGAACATCGTGCAATCGCCGCCGGTCGAGGTTTGCACCGCCGGTACGCCTGTGACGGTTGTGATCGCAGATCACGCACTGACCGAACCCCAGCACTGGAAGGCTGAATGA
- a CDS encoding SRPBCC family protein, with the protein MDVTAQLATGVRPEELFSELEDLSAYPEWLEIVTRAVPTDKVAGDPGPAWLVDLRGQLGPLRRSKRLRMVRRVHNPPHRVHFTRRELDGRSHSPWSLTADVAPTNAGASLEMRLHYGGGLWVPLLDKLLGDEIERSKPRLLDRLDSAR; encoded by the coding sequence GTGGATGTCACCGCCCAGCTGGCAACCGGGGTGCGCCCCGAGGAACTGTTCAGCGAACTCGAGGACCTGAGCGCCTACCCGGAGTGGCTCGAGATCGTCACCCGCGCCGTGCCCACCGACAAGGTGGCCGGCGACCCCGGACCCGCATGGCTGGTGGACCTGCGTGGCCAGCTCGGCCCCCTGCGCCGCTCGAAGCGCCTGCGGATGGTGCGTCGCGTGCACAACCCCCCGCACCGTGTGCACTTCACGCGCCGCGAGCTCGATGGTCGCTCGCACAGCCCTTGGTCGCTCACCGCCGACGTGGCTCCCACCAATGCTGGAGCGAGTCTCGAGATGCGCCTGCACTACGGGGGCGGCCTCTGGGTGCCGCTGCTCGACAAGCTGCTCGGTGACGAAATCGAGCGATCCAAGCCGCGGCTGCTCGACCGCCTCGACAGCGCCCGCTGA
- a CDS encoding thiamine ABC transporter substrate-binding protein: protein MKPHPFPTPTRSILPGAPPRGPARRRAALAVAVAAFLTAAACSSEESSSGDDADEGSDASGEVVRLITYDAYALPEQAVEAFEEQSGATVEVVATGDSGTMLAKALLSAGAPEGDVIFGIDNTTAAEAASEPLLEQYRPEAASALDVALAPPGVVADSLTPIDTSEVCVNVDASWFADNDLDLPETFDDLADPSYAGLLSVQSPVSSSPGMAFLLGTVETYGEDGWIDYWGRLAANDVRVSPSWDDAYYGDYTVSGGDRPMVVSYASSPPAEVVFSEGERTEPASVVMDDTCVTQVEYAGVLAGAEHPELARELLDFMLSEEWQRGLPLSNFVYPVTDVELPEEFARWAPRPEQPVVVDVDAVATSRDDWVERWREAME, encoded by the coding sequence ATGAAACCCCACCCGTTCCCGACACCCACCCGCTCGATCCTCCCGGGTGCCCCACCCCGTGGGCCCGCAAGGAGGCGGGCCGCGCTCGCGGTGGCCGTCGCCGCCTTCCTCACCGCAGCGGCGTGCTCGTCCGAGGAGTCCTCATCGGGCGACGATGCCGACGAGGGGAGCGACGCGAGCGGCGAGGTCGTGAGGCTGATCACCTATGACGCCTACGCGCTGCCCGAGCAGGCAGTGGAAGCGTTCGAAGAACAGTCCGGTGCAACCGTCGAGGTGGTGGCCACCGGCGACAGCGGCACGATGCTGGCCAAAGCACTTCTCAGCGCAGGTGCCCCCGAAGGCGACGTGATCTTCGGGATCGACAACACCACAGCGGCGGAAGCAGCTTCGGAGCCGTTGCTCGAGCAGTACCGCCCAGAGGCTGCATCGGCGCTGGACGTGGCGCTCGCCCCGCCTGGCGTGGTCGCGGACTCCTTGACGCCGATCGACACCTCCGAGGTGTGCGTCAACGTCGATGCTTCCTGGTTCGCCGACAACGACCTGGACCTGCCCGAGACGTTCGACGACCTGGCTGACCCCTCGTACGCGGGGTTGCTGTCGGTACAGAGCCCCGTCAGCAGTTCGCCGGGAATGGCCTTCCTGCTGGGCACGGTCGAGACCTACGGCGAGGACGGCTGGATCGACTACTGGGGTCGGCTTGCCGCCAACGACGTGCGGGTGTCGCCCAGCTGGGACGACGCCTACTACGGCGACTACACGGTGAGCGGTGGTGACCGGCCCATGGTCGTCTCCTATGCCAGCAGCCCGCCCGCGGAGGTGGTCTTCTCCGAGGGAGAGCGTACCGAGCCGGCCTCGGTGGTCATGGACGACACATGTGTGACCCAGGTCGAATACGCGGGCGTGCTCGCCGGCGCAGAGCACCCCGAGCTGGCCCGCGAACTACTGGACTTCATGCTTTCCGAGGAGTGGCAACGGGGCCTTCCGCTGTCCAACTTCGTCTACCCCGTGACCGATGTGGAGCTGCCCGAGGAGTTCGCCAGGTGGGCGCCCCGGCCCGAGCAGCCGGTGGTCGTCGATGTGGACGCCGTGGCCACCTCGCGCGACGACTGGGTGGAGCGCTGGCGGGAAGCGATGGAGTGA
- a CDS encoding iron ABC transporter permease, with the protein MIATAKGQRANALAVGVVLVAVVAPLAAVLWRAVYIDGSLTLDAVTRVLSSARTWRVLAITVGQAAVSAVLALLVGIPVAWVIARRRFRGRSLVRSVAMVPFVLPSVVVGAAFSTLLGPSGIADLRGTWWAVFAAHVCFNLAVVVRVVGAAVASVDPDLEGAARLAGLRSHRVLARVTLRVVAPAIWSAGVIVFLFCLTSFGVIVVLGGGSVTTIEVEMWIRATRQFDLPGAAVLSGLQALTVVAALVVAGPATVRTAARSRRSARKRPSTPGEWLGVGAAVGAVCVFAVAPLLALVERSLRVAGGYGLGHWRSLGSATGSTNLAVDPLDSVVASLQAALPAAAAAVLVGVPAAAAVARRPRGAASRILLLPLAISATTVGLGLLLVAGRPPLDLRRSVWLVLFAQALVALPLVVRAVAPAFGSQSQSVIESARLAGAGPRRLWWRVQLPMARAAITAAAGLAVIAALGEFGATVFVARTTDPTMPVAIQRLLSRPGEAGLGQAMALSCLLAAVCAVLLWVVDRSAGGDGVEV; encoded by the coding sequence ATGATCGCTACGGCGAAGGGCCAGCGCGCCAATGCGCTGGCGGTGGGCGTGGTGCTGGTCGCCGTGGTGGCGCCGCTGGCGGCGGTGCTCTGGCGCGCTGTCTACATCGACGGGTCGCTGACGCTCGACGCTGTCACGAGGGTTCTTTCCTCGGCACGGACGTGGCGGGTTCTGGCGATCACGGTCGGCCAGGCTGCGGTGAGTGCCGTGTTGGCCTTGCTGGTGGGGATTCCCGTCGCATGGGTGATCGCCCGACGCCGATTCCGCGGCCGCTCCCTGGTGCGTTCGGTCGCGATGGTGCCGTTCGTCCTGCCGTCGGTGGTGGTCGGCGCAGCGTTCTCCACGCTGCTCGGCCCGTCGGGAATCGCCGACCTGCGAGGCACGTGGTGGGCGGTGTTTGCCGCACACGTGTGCTTCAACCTGGCTGTTGTCGTGCGTGTCGTCGGCGCCGCCGTCGCCTCGGTCGATCCAGACCTCGAGGGTGCCGCCAGGCTGGCCGGCCTGCGCAGTCACCGGGTGCTGGCGCGGGTGACGCTTCGGGTGGTCGCTCCGGCGATCTGGTCTGCGGGGGTGATCGTGTTCCTGTTCTGCCTCACGAGCTTCGGCGTGATCGTGGTGCTCGGTGGTGGATCGGTCACAACGATCGAAGTGGAGATGTGGATCCGCGCCACTCGGCAGTTCGATCTGCCCGGAGCCGCTGTGCTGTCAGGCCTGCAGGCGCTCACCGTCGTGGCGGCTCTCGTCGTGGCAGGTCCGGCCACGGTCAGAACCGCCGCCCGCTCGCGTCGCTCGGCGAGAAAGCGACCGTCGACGCCAGGGGAGTGGCTCGGTGTCGGTGCAGCCGTGGGGGCGGTGTGCGTCTTCGCCGTGGCGCCGCTGCTGGCACTCGTCGAGCGGTCGCTGCGCGTGGCCGGGGGCTACGGACTGGGGCACTGGCGTTCCCTCGGCTCGGCGACCGGCAGCACCAACCTGGCGGTCGACCCGCTCGACTCCGTAGTTGCCTCGCTGCAGGCGGCGCTTCCGGCTGCGGCAGCCGCGGTCCTGGTCGGCGTGCCCGCAGCCGCAGCCGTGGCGCGCCGACCGAGAGGCGCGGCGTCTCGGATCCTGCTGCTCCCCCTGGCCATCTCGGCCACCACGGTCGGCCTCGGCCTGCTGTTGGTGGCGGGTCGCCCACCACTCGACCTGCGGCGGTCTGTGTGGTTGGTGCTGTTCGCCCAGGCCCTCGTGGCCCTCCCGCTCGTCGTTCGGGCGGTGGCTCCGGCCTTCGGTTCACAGTCGCAGAGCGTGATCGAGTCGGCCCGTCTGGCGGGCGCAGGCCCCCGGCGGCTGTGGTGGCGGGTGCAGTTGCCCATGGCCAGGGCAGCCATCACGGCCGCTGCAGGCCTCGCCGTGATCGCTGCTCTCGGCGAGTTCGGGGCGACCGTGTTCGTGGCTCGCACGACCGACCCGACCATGCCGGTCGCGATCCAGCGCCTCCTGTCGAGGCCGGGTGAGGCAGGACTGGGCCAGGCAATGGCCCTGTCCTGCCTGCTGGCGGCCGTCTGCGCCGTGCTGCTCTGGGTGGTGGACCGCTCCGCCGGCGGCGACGGTGTCGAGGTGTAG
- a CDS encoding peptidoglycan DD-metalloendopeptidase family protein, with product MTTAKSFAAVCAAVLITVAAVPMAAAQDDAVSTTLPQGGEGGSSDTTLPPATTAPPPAAGPGETTSTTVPGDGSGGPEAPTTTLPGGGDPEGDPTAQVPVVTIPPELADDPRAPLLFDPSPGDGLEAPLFQRPFDPGSNQVLDAKVRELQEELLSKQRLLDEIQVTLAELGQRVDSLTAELEELNEESRANIAAAAAAEKALREHTVDAFVNGSSDEKLAMVRTGDPVQLGVARELLGSVVDSDEELIRRHEEAQARLDARQEKLLAEYTEAQNRYAELSARFAETVEDTVSQALALKAYEAGAQVYVKGFVFPVQGEVEFIDSWGYPRMTGTAQAHWHQGTDIFAPMGTPLVAAESGEVFKVGQVGLGGNRLWVRGDSGTEYYYAHLIAFAEGMVDGVRVNAGDVVGYVGDTGNAKGTPPHLHFQVHPNGGDPVNPYPLLKATYGSRPMVEVVEAPPPTAAAPIDPLTGEPVAGVLGLAAGTVADPAAAAATPTTPSAPPAG from the coding sequence TTGACAACAGCCAAGTCGTTCGCGGCAGTCTGCGCAGCGGTACTGATAACGGTGGCAGCGGTGCCGATGGCCGCGGCCCAGGACGACGCGGTCTCCACCACCCTCCCGCAGGGAGGTGAAGGGGGCAGCAGCGACACGACGCTGCCGCCCGCCACGACCGCGCCGCCGCCCGCGGCGGGTCCGGGTGAGACCACATCCACCACGGTTCCGGGTGATGGATCCGGCGGCCCGGAGGCGCCGACGACCACGCTTCCTGGCGGGGGTGACCCCGAAGGTGATCCCACTGCGCAGGTCCCGGTCGTGACGATTCCTCCCGAACTGGCCGATGATCCGCGTGCTCCGCTGCTGTTCGACCCTTCGCCTGGTGACGGCCTCGAAGCCCCCCTGTTCCAGCGGCCGTTCGATCCCGGCAGCAACCAGGTGCTCGACGCCAAGGTGCGCGAACTGCAGGAAGAGCTGCTCTCCAAGCAGCGCCTGCTCGACGAGATACAGGTGACACTCGCGGAGCTGGGCCAGCGAGTGGACTCGCTCACTGCCGAGCTCGAAGAACTCAACGAGGAGTCGAGGGCCAACATCGCGGCAGCGGCGGCCGCCGAGAAGGCACTGCGCGAACACACCGTTGATGCATTCGTCAACGGCTCCTCGGATGAGAAGCTGGCAATGGTCCGCACGGGCGACCCGGTGCAGCTGGGCGTGGCGCGGGAGCTGCTCGGCAGCGTCGTCGACTCCGATGAGGAGCTGATCCGTCGCCACGAAGAGGCGCAGGCGAGGCTCGACGCCCGCCAGGAGAAGCTGCTCGCCGAGTACACCGAGGCGCAGAACCGCTACGCCGAGCTGAGCGCCCGGTTCGCCGAGACGGTCGAGGACACCGTGTCGCAGGCACTCGCCCTCAAGGCCTATGAGGCTGGGGCACAGGTATACGTGAAGGGCTTCGTGTTCCCCGTGCAGGGCGAGGTCGAGTTCATCGACTCATGGGGCTACCCGCGCATGACCGGCACTGCCCAGGCCCACTGGCACCAGGGCACCGACATATTCGCCCCGATGGGTACGCCGCTCGTGGCCGCCGAGAGCGGCGAGGTGTTCAAGGTGGGCCAGGTCGGCCTCGGCGGCAACCGCCTCTGGGTCCGTGGCGACTCGGGTACCGAGTACTACTACGCACACCTGATCGCGTTCGCCGAGGGGATGGTCGACGGGGTCCGGGTCAACGCCGGCGACGTCGTCGGATACGTGGGCGACACCGGAAATGCCAAGGGCACGCCCCCGCACCTGCACTTCCAGGTCCACCCCAACGGTGGTGACCCGGTCAACCCGTACCCGCTGCTCAAGGCCACTTACGGCAGCCGTCCCATGGTCGAGGTCGTCGAGGCTCCGCCTCCGACGGCCGCGGCGCCAATTGACCCGCTCACCGGCGAGCCCGTCGCTGGTGTCCTCGGCCTCGCGGCCGGCACCGTGGCGGATCCTGCGGCTGCTGCTGCCACCCCGACGACTCCATCCGCTCCACCCGCGGGCTGA
- a CDS encoding methyltransferase domain-containing protein: protein MASPDSTSQASAAQQDSEHEQQAVARGSYNKMSRVYAMLSDSSEKRFVAEAIEGLLRPAEGEVVLEPGFGTGQALVALAEMVGETGSVCGIDISDGMVEYARKRMAEAGLGSRTHLVRGTATDMPWPDGNFDAAFMSFTLELFPDDQMPVVLAEVARVLRPEGRLCVACMSSHGGVKAMEELYEWSHEHFPSFVDCRPIDAQAALVAAGYDVTATRRLSMWGLSVDLLLATPSSG, encoded by the coding sequence ATGGCCTCCCCTGATTCGACCAGCCAGGCGTCGGCGGCGCAGCAGGATTCCGAGCACGAGCAGCAAGCGGTTGCGCGTGGCAGCTACAACAAGATGAGCCGCGTCTACGCAATGCTGTCGGACTCGAGCGAGAAGCGTTTCGTGGCCGAGGCGATCGAAGGGCTCCTGCGGCCGGCCGAGGGTGAGGTGGTGCTCGAGCCCGGCTTCGGCACCGGCCAGGCGCTGGTGGCGCTCGCGGAGATGGTCGGCGAGACCGGCAGTGTCTGTGGCATCGACATCTCCGATGGCATGGTCGAGTACGCCCGCAAGCGCATGGCCGAGGCGGGTCTGGGCTCGCGCACGCATCTGGTGCGGGGCACCGCGACCGACATGCCGTGGCCCGACGGCAACTTCGACGCAGCGTTCATGAGCTTCACGCTCGAGCTGTTCCCGGATGACCAGATGCCGGTGGTCCTGGCCGAAGTGGCACGGGTGCTGCGCCCCGAGGGGCGTCTGTGCGTCGCCTGCATGTCGAGCCATGGCGGTGTGAAGGCCATGGAGGAGCTCTATGAATGGTCACACGAGCACTTCCCGAGCTTCGTTGACTGCCGTCCCATCGATGCGCAGGCGGCCCTGGTGGCGGCAGGCTATGACGTGACCGCAACCAGGCGCCTGTCGATGTGGGGCCTGTCTGTCGACCTGCTGTTGGCCACCCCTTCGTCGGGCTAA
- a CDS encoding ATP-binding cassette domain-containing protein: MGTPPGTDTLSTSPVLQLRGVGYVRGGTQILDEVDWTVEETQNWVVLGPNGSGKTTLARVATLWEHPSAGSVQVLGEELGHTDVRSTRKRIGFVSAAMADSVRPALAASEVVMCAANGALEPWWHQYDDVQRRRAHELLAETGLSAVADRPFGTLSSGERQRVLLARSHMAHPAFVVLDEPNAGLDLTGREELIDRLDRLANGSERTPTVLVTHHVEEIPPSFSHLMALRDGRVAAAGPIADVLDEALLASVFGVDVELTRHSTSTGIRWSAARR, from the coding sequence ATGGGAACGCCACCTGGAACAGACACATTGAGCACGAGCCCCGTTCTGCAGCTGCGGGGTGTGGGCTATGTGCGCGGCGGAACGCAGATCCTCGACGAGGTGGACTGGACCGTCGAGGAGACACAGAACTGGGTGGTGCTCGGACCCAACGGGTCCGGCAAGACCACCCTCGCGAGAGTCGCCACACTGTGGGAACACCCCTCCGCCGGCTCGGTACAGGTGCTCGGTGAGGAACTCGGCCACACGGACGTGCGGTCCACGCGCAAGCGCATCGGCTTCGTGAGTGCGGCCATGGCGGACTCGGTCAGACCGGCGCTGGCCGCCTCAGAGGTGGTCATGTGCGCTGCGAACGGGGCGCTCGAACCGTGGTGGCACCAATACGACGATGTCCAGCGGCGTCGTGCCCACGAGCTGCTGGCGGAGACAGGTCTGTCTGCTGTGGCCGACCGACCATTCGGCACCCTCTCATCGGGTGAACGCCAGCGTGTGCTGCTCGCCAGATCCCACATGGCCCACCCGGCGTTCGTGGTGCTCGACGAACCCAACGCCGGCCTCGACCTCACCGGCCGCGAGGAGCTGATTGACCGCCTCGATCGTCTGGCCAACGGCTCCGAACGCACGCCGACAGTGCTGGTCACCCACCATGTCGAGGAGATCCCGCCGTCGTTCAGCCACCTGATGGCACTACGCGACGGCCGGGTAGCCGCCGCCGGGCCGATCGCCGATGTGCTGGACGAAGCGCTGCTGGCCTCCGTGTTCGGGGTGGACGTGGAGCTGACCCGCCACAGCACCTCCACCGGGATCCGGTGGTCGGCGGCCAGGCGCTGA